The Oncorhynchus nerka isolate Pitt River linkage group LG11, Oner_Uvic_2.0, whole genome shotgun sequence genome includes the window TTCACATACTGCTCAATGTATGATATATATTATCTTACCTCCTCTAGTCCGGTGGTTTCACACTTTGCTTCTCTTCCTCAATAATAACAGACTAGGTATTGTTGCTCAATGCAAAAAtattgtgcgtgtgcgtgcgtgcacgtgCTGTAAAATACAATAAGGGACACTTCACATTAAACTCTTTATGATACTACTTATGATGGCTCAAAGCATTCTTGGATGTTAAGTTCACTTTCAATGAGTCCTGAAAATGAACAATGTAGTTATACATCTGTGTTATTCTTGCTACTCTGCACTGTAGGTCATTGTAGAACTGTTAGAAACGATAACAACAATATTGAAACTGATATTACAAACCTGTCATCTCTTACCTCCCATCCTCAATTTTTGTCCCCTATTTTGTCTGCTGTCACAAAATCTATTGATACTACTCAGGTGTAGTATTCTGATACTGTAGCTGACACTGTCTAATAGTTGATCTAAAAAAAACTTAAAATGGCTAAACAGTCGATGTAATCTGTGTGAATAGACTGCACTCTGTTTCAAAAGGTAATTAGCCTACATCATAATAGGTTCAGCCTTCAAATATGCTCtccttattttattttttgtatgCGTCCATTTTGATTCATTTAGATTCGAAAGCACTTGACTCACATCAATTCATTACTTTCGTGTACATAGTTTCAGGCACCCATTTTGTATTTGTCCTCAAGTAATTTGTTGTCCTCGTCCATGTTGATACCCTGATGCCAAATGGAAGAAGTGCCCATATCCTGTATGTTTAGCTCTCAGTAATGCAGCAAGTGTGATATGCAACTTAAACATGTTTGTACAGAAAGTAAGTTTTAGTGGCATTGCAAATGACTGTGTTGTTCCATTTCCACCCCCTGAATGTGTATGTAAAACTTTTTGAAGATTGATTCCAAGTGTTATGAATGTCATGCACATGGTTAATGTCAGACACGCGGACATAGAATGTTTTTTTCCACCTCATACATTCCAGCTTTACATAACACCCTGTTAAAAACGGAAGTGTTATTCCCTTTCACTGTATCAGAACATTCATATTTAAAGTTAGATTTCCCAAAGCCCTAATATGCTTGCAGTATGTGAAAACATTTTCTCAAGTTTGACCATTCCATAATTTGATGTTTATTTCCTCTTTGTGTACAGCACAGAAATAAAGTATTGCATTCctgaaaaaaagtgttttgtgAATCCACTTCAATGAATAAGAAATAAATGGCATGTAGATGAGAAACTTCAATTAAGAAACACTTGTTGTTGTCGTCAAAAAGGCATCAATTCCAAAGCTATTTCTGTAGACCTTTCTTGCAGCCTCTGGTAAAATCTTCTCACTGGGGAATTGTCCATTAGGAAGAATCCGAACCTTTATGATATTCCACGTTCACACCCCTGGTACAAAGACACTTTGCTATTAGAGGATGTGCCACCCTCTTTGGTACTGTCATAACCAATGATTTATGTATATTATGACCGACAGGGGGTGCTGTTTTGACGCCACTGTTCCTCTATCTTGCCACTCCCAGACAAATGTAACACATTTTGGAAAGTatagaaatgtatttattaatgTCTAAACATGTTTTTATTGCAGACATCATAATGCATAATTTTCAATGATATTATGAGCGCTCAACATAAAAAGACACACATTTTCTTTCAAGTTTAATTCTTAGAAAATACTAATGTTATTGTTcacactacaacaacaaaatactTCCAACACATCAGAGGAAGAAGTGAAGCGAGAGGTTTTCCTTTCGCCAAAATTGGTCAAATAAATCCAATGCGTTTCCATGGGCTCATTTTTgacctaagcttgtcgcctgccttTCAGCCATTGAGATGGcacattgttagggcggagacatgagcatcaTCATTATATACAAATATTTGAAACATGTTGTCCTTGAAAGATTTAATTGAGGACTGCTTCttctggggagtgccaatatggcaatccagggtttatatacataatTGGAAGTGGTGAAGTGCAGGGTGACCCAAACTTGGTCCTGGTGCACGTTTAGATTTTTTGCTCTTGCACAACACTagttgattcaaataatcaaagcttgatgatgagttggttatttgaaccAGCTGTGTAGCGCaacggcaaaaaaaaaaaaaaactaaatgttcACGGGGGAGGGGGGCAGGACAGAGCATGGGAAACACCGGGTAGTGGAGGGGTAAAAGCAGTTTACTCACCTTTTTTTTGCCTAACAGTTCACCCACCTCTTGCAGAAAAAAATGCATTGAAAGTATAGGGAACGTTACATTTACCACCTCGACCTGCAATCAGTTTTACTCGACACATTCTTTTCCCATCACTACATCTCTGATCATAACCATTAGTAGACTGTACTGTGTAGGACTGTGTAGTTCTCCTAAACAGCCAACAGACGGCGCCAGGGTATGAGAGGCGAGTGTAATACCCCGCCCTCCCTTCCCTTGTCGACCACCCTTGAACTACCGCGGGAAACTCATTGCTTGCACTGAAGGATAAGCGCGGTCCGTGTAGGTTATTTACATTGCATAATGGTAAGTTAGTTATACCCTTTTTACAGTCAACACCCTTGCTCCATTTGAATGGCACACGGGCTAACTGGCTCAGCTAGATAGTCAGTTGAAGAAGCTTTGGCTGAACTCTACAGTAGCTAGCGAAGTATATACTATAGCTAGTTTAGCACACTCAGCTAAAACGAACTAGCATGTATGCTAGCTTGGCATGTCTCTGCTAAAAAAAACGTGTTGCGTCCATATGCTAGCTAGGACTATGTTATGTTATATGTGGGTTGGCGTTTATTTATGTTCATATGCTCCTCCGAGCTTGCCACGGCCCCTCAGCGAAAGTCTGCGAAGCCTAATTTACACTAATATGTCAAGAGGCACATTGTTTATGTGTCATTTAAAGGGGGGGGGTGCAATGTCAACCCCACCTCTGGCCTCCACATTGAATTGACATGATTGGTTACGGGTAGGTTTGGGGGGAGGTCGAGTATAAACACGAACttacttccttgacaacttccttcacaataGCGCTGCTCTTCTAAGCGCAAGAAGTATGAAGCAGCATCTCAGTAAATGCTGTATAGCCAAATCGGATGCAATGATTGACCATCCATGAGATAGAAATGATGAAGTTTTAACCATGTGTTGAGGCTATACAGTTTTACAATTTATATTGGGTTCTGATGGGCTATGACATTTGAACTAAGCTGCTCATGAGGAATTTATATGTTCAATTCTTCAAGAATCAGTGAATGACTTTCAAGAATCAATTTTGAAAGTCCAAATATGTATATACCATTTACAGATTGCCACTTTACGACTGActtattctatgtattctatatTTTTGTCTTGCAGTCCAAAAAAAAAGGTCTCAGTCATGAGGAGAAGAGGACACGCATGATGGAGATTTTCTTCGAGACAGTGAGTTAAAGGCATAGTTCACCAAAACAACATTAGTGTCCTTGCTAATCGATCCCATAAcgtgaatgggatttgtgccacaaataaATTAAATGTTAGCATGTGGAAACGGTGCCAGGGAAACTAAAACCAAAGCAGGAATTGCTGTCATACCTTATCTTCTCCATAGACTTCACTacagcagggtttcccaaactctgtgCACGTTTAGTTTTTTGTCCGAGCTCTTCACAGGTAACTCAAATAATCAACCATTCagtctttgatcatttgaatcagttgTTTGTgttacagcaaaaaaaaaaaaaaaaaacgtgcaccccttggggtttCCGAGGATCGAGTTTGGGAAACTGGcctacagggtaaggaaacaatGTCATTTTGTTGAACTATCCCTTTAGTAATTTGACACTTATGTCTATTTCATAACACACATGCCGTTTCACTTCAAGCTGTGTATTAAGGTCCAAGAGTATCCATGGAGAGTAGTGTGATTGTGGGAGTTTTGAGTCAGTTGGTGAAACCGGGGGCTGGTTTCGCACTGCAGTTAGAAAGCTGCCGCGGATGCCAGGGTTGGCTATGACACCTGAGCTAAAGTAAACAGAACAAACACAGCACCTTGAGCGTGCctccatctctcaaacacacacacacacacacacaggctctccCTCTAGTGTGAAACACCCTTGGACATGTTGGGGCAGGGAACTTGGTGTCTAAGCTGGGGTTAACCAGTAGAAGAGGTTTTCAGGACGGTACATGCTGTATTGCTGATTCAGAGTAAAGTTAGTTTGAACATGAAATTCTGCCCATGGGAAATATCGGTTCTACGGAGGCTTTTGAAACTGAGCCAAACCCAAAATGTACCCCAAATTGCACCATTTTCCCTATTTAGTacctttgaccagaaccctatagaccctggtcaaaagtagcgcactacatagggaatagggtgccatgtgcgACGCCGACGCACACTGGGGTTGAATAGCGGGAACCGGGTTACCAAGATGTCCCAACCGACCAACTCCATTTTCACCAGTGAACAATAACGGCAAGAAACTGGAAGTCTGCAGTTTGACAAGTCTGCAGGGATTTCCCTGAGTAAACAACCTCTTTGTCGCACTCTTACTGGTCACTTAAATGTTTaaaaccatagaaatagaattcatTTCTAGGTGTAAAGCATACTTCATATCATGTTTGATCATGTTATAGGCCTATACCGGTTTAGGTATCCTATAACGTTTTCCATGCCCTCTTTGATTTGAAGCAACACCAATAAATGTCTGTTTTCACTGTTTTTTCAAGAAAAGATGTATGTTGACACACTGAATGTATGCATATGGCCTGTAGGTGTTTTATCTTATGGCCTAGTTGAAAAGGTAGAGCTTCTAGAGTATTAGTTTAGGACAGCTTGGCACCCTCTCTAACTTGCTCatacataaaatatatatatatatatactactatATAGTACTATATAGTAGTATGGAGTTGTTTTTTTGTCTTTCTCACCAGAAAGAGGTGTTTCAGCTGAAGGACATCGAGAAAATCGCCCCCAAGACTAAAGGAATAAGTGAGTAATGATTCATTGAGACGAACCAGATGGATCGTTTTACAAGTGAAACCCGGGACTCGTGATTTATTTTCTATATAAATAAAACATTAAATTAAAACATTTCCCTGCGATGCCAAGGTGCCTTTTCTACTCAGTGACGGCATATGGATCCCAAGTCTTTTAAGACCGGCCCACTAAAATTCCCAGAGgtcgtttttttccccctcttgaATTTAATAGTGTTAATGTTTTTGGGCCGAGCATTCTGCGGATGCTTGAAGTAGTTCCGCGTCATTTTCTTCCCATGAATGTGCGGTCTGTGTCAACACAGAAAGGTGCCCTCATGCACCCATAACAACATAATGGTAAAATGGTCCCGACATCATTGTCTTGGCAACCGAGTCTAGCCCTAACCACTATGATTCATCCCATATTTAGGCTGTAGTATGGAGTGGGACAACACTACTGCCAAAAGTCACTAACTTCTCATAGCAATGATACAGATGAAACGGCCAAGTTTGGGTATGGGCTGAACTGCATTTGCTTGAACACACAATGAACCCTTTACATGTtgcgtgagtgtgtctgtgtatatagagagagagaacttcaatGAAAAGTACATGTTTTAAGTGCTGGTCCCATAGAGAAACAAAGCCGTGCTGTTTTGGTACGCACCCAAAAGGGActttattttccttttttttatttttacagtggACGTTACATTAATTTGGGGGAACTTGATCGGGCTGCTCGCGACTGATTGGAATCACATGTTTTTAAAGGCCCTGCTCTGGCATCGGGATGTAGTTACGGGGgcagggtgggaggagggggacTGTGTGATATACACAGCAGTTtatcacacacagcagagagggaaggagggagagaatgagagggggagaaagggagctAGTGGGAGAGAGTGAGACCAGGGGGCCCTCTTTGAATACGTTGAAAATGCATCCATCCTTTTCCTTGATGTGACCTAATCACTCATTTCAATTCATTGGATTAACGAAACCAAGGATTCATCTACATTGCCTTTCACAAATCCAGCTATGTTATATCAGTGATTATTTGAAGGAATTGTATATTTTCAAACGGCCCCAgaggagacagagcgagcgatgggggagagagagaggcaaacgagcgagacagagacgagaAACTAGCAAGTCCAGATGTGCCAGACTATCGAGAAATTTAAGCATGTTTGATAAATGGGGCCCCTGAAATCCTCGTTTCAGAGTTTGCTTGAACAGGGCCCATTAGTTTGATTCTCCCTGCTGCCCAACATCCTCCCAGTACTTAAAGTAGAAATTCAGTGCTTTACATATACACAGTATACTAAGTATAGCTAAAGTTTGTAGTGGCTGTTTAGAGAAAACAGAACAATGGATTACAGTTTCTCCTGGCCATAAGACTACTTTCCGGATGTGGAGCCATCTAACTTTAAGTTGTAAAATACTGAACTTTCCCTTTAACACAACTCGCTCCAAATCACACCAGATCAACTTTATTAGTGCTACggcagaggaacagaacagtccaTGATGTTGGACTATCGCATTTCACCAGCCGCCCTCGTTCCAGATGTAAGAACGTTCTATTACGCTCAGAGGTAAAGTTTCCTCTgggtacagatctaggaccagcgTCCCCTCCTCCAACAGCGTCCCCTCCCCCAATATATCCTTAACCACTGtggggaaaatgctaaactgacacAAAATCAACTTCTAGGGGCAACTTCGTAAGCCCTCTATTACTCTCGGCTGATTTGGGATCAgttaagagagggagggaatacaCAGAAGAGTCCCGGACCTTATTGTTGTAATGAATGTAAAGAGATTATGTGTCAGATGAGTGGGCtaggtttgcatcccaaatggcaccctattccttaattagtgtactacttttgaccaggggtcATTAGCGCtttggtttaaagtagtgcactatatagggaataggatgccatttgggatgcagatatATTCTGGTCTCTGGACATCTGGACTACAGAGTTGGAAGATCGACGCTATATGAGGCTGGTTAGTATAATGGGCTTTACTCTGTAATATGACGATTTGAAACAAATCCAGTTGTTTTCTTATGGAGTGTGAATTGAACTAGGGCACTAACACATTCCTGGGCTCTACATGAATTCACCTTTCTGTGATTCCTCACATCCTTTTCAGTCGTATTGGAGGAGATGGTCCAAGGTCCCTCCACTCTGACCTTTTTTCTCCAATGGGTCTTGAGAAGGTGAGGACAGAGGATGTGACAAACCCAGGAAAGATTAACTGAGAAAGAGCCCttgcctctctcctcctgtctgtagCACCCATGTCAGTGAAGGAGGTTCTCCAGAGTCTGGTGGATGACAACATGGTGGACTGTGAGAGAGTGGGCACCTCCAACTACTACTGGGCCTTCCCCAGCAAGGCCCTGCACGCCCGCAAGTGCAGGTTGGAGGAGCTGGACAAGCAGGTGATTATAACAGGGGTGTATTGTGGTCTGGCGGTCTAAGCCACTGCCAGCACGGGTTAGAATCTAACTCACTGCTACAGCAACTTTCTTTCCTCTATTTATCCTATCCAATAAACGCTATGTGAGTGGGACTGCCCCCTCAATAGTGTGATCTGTCTTTGTTTCTGGAATTTTGTAACCCTACTGACACCGCAGGGGGGGGGTGTATATTGGTTTTCAACAGGGCAAAGTACACGGTCACTCCCCCATCTGacctctaaccttaacctaatgcTGCAGGTCTACtggcctctcctcccctccagttTTAACAGCTTGCTAGACTTTTTATGGAGTTCACGCTGTGACTCACATGGTTCTTATTACAGAACATCTTAGGCCTATAGACCTCACGTACCaggattgtgtcccaaatggtaccctattctctacatagtgcacttcttCTGACCAGGGCCTTATTGGATATACTTAACTAAATaaccctatgtgtcctggtcaaaagtagtgtactacatagagaatagggtgctatttgggatgtagCCCTTGTCTGCATAGTCTCAAGCGCACAGAGAGACCGGTGCATTTCCTATCCCAAATGCATTCTCTGTTCTCAGAGCTGTGGTTAACTGTACTCTGGTTTCTGTAGCTAGCACATCAAGCATGCACACTTGTTTGCAGTAAAGCATTTGCTTTTATTGTAAGTGGGAGGTAAAGGAATTACTACTACACTCAAACAGGCGATAAGACTTACTGATCACATGTTATGTGATCAAAATGTCAATTAGTTAATCAAAATGTACTTTACAAATCTTCAAATAATAAAATATTGACTGTGAAGACAAAATTAAAAATGTACCTAGACTGGCTTCGAGGTCTAGAGATGAGTTTGAGGGGAGCTGTTAAGACCGCTGTCTTCAgagcacacacacatcctaccatGTCGGCGTGTGTTCGAAATCCAGCCCACACCCTTCTGGCACAATCTTCTCTCCCATCtttcctgtctttctctcgctaTCTCTATCCCCAACAAAATAACGAATAAGTAAGGAGTACATTTTCAACGCAGTATCTTATTTGGTCATGATCACAAGAGGCTCTAGGTTCAGAACCAAAGTAGCCTACATCTAAGACCTAATAGTCTCATTGCAGAGTTGTGGGGGGTTGGCGGACCCGCTATCAGTAGCGGCGATGAAGGTGGTGTGGCTTGTCACAGGCGCCAGTGTCACTTGGTGGTCCTCTCGATAGCATTTCCTCCTCGTGATGACCCAGCTCCACGCCACAAACCAGACGTGGTGAAGGTGTGTACTCTGCGGTGAATAAACCGCTTCTGGTCGCCAGTGGTGCCACTGATGCGGCCGCCGCCGAGTTGGAAATTAAACACAGTGGCGTGAATATGTGATGCTTTATCAGTGACTTATTTATATGAGAACCCTCCCGTGTCTTATTCCATAAATAGAGTACAAGGAAGGGGACTGTTTGTTTTGTAGTCTATACAGTTTTagtaaaattgtattttaataCATTAACTATTGTTTTATCACCGTCTGAACTTTTGAATACAAACCGTTTTAATACGAGTTATTATGTATAAAGAGATGTCAATTAACGTgccccaaatgacaccctgtttCCTGTGTAGAGACACAGCCCATGCCAATGTGTAACAATACTAACCAGTGCAAATATTATAGCTGCCAGGTTTTCATACCCGTGTTTACGGTATTACCAGAAGTGCGCACAAGGGGCACTATTTATTTTGACACAAAAAACAATATAGGTAATATGTATTTTGATCCAGGAGGGCATTGAATGTCactgctgtaaccaagaagcttgatcttgacaTCTCGCTACTTAGCTAGaaaaccaaatgcatagctggagccctgagcttGGATATCATTTATTTGACACATCTTAGCTGTCTTATAGTTCTACGTATAAGTAGCACGCACCCCCGCAGGTATTGAAAATAATACCGTTGGTATTTCGAAGTACTCCGATATTCATTTTAAATGGTATATCGCCCTAGCCTATGCACAATTTAAGAATTAGATCATGTATGATAtttagttatatatatatttatatattaatgTGCGTGATGAGTAGTTACATGTGTCAAGTTGAAGCCCACAAAACACAACATTGATGTGAAAATGAAATATGTTGTTAAATTGTGTTCATTCAAGATCTCCTTTCTCGCCATAGCATACCGAGGCGAAACAAAGGAAGATGTCTCTGCAGCAGGCTGTCGACAAAGCAAAAGTAGGACGTGAAGATACAGTAAGTACATTTATGCGCACATGCCAACCTTAAAGGGAAAGAAGGCTGTTTTATTATCCTTCATTTCATCACTGAAATTGAGTGTCATACATTAAGACTTATGAATTTGTTAATGATGAGTGATTTGTTTTCATATTGTAAGTTAAAGGACTAGAATCCACACCAGTGAGAGGGGTAGGTGTGTGTgctgcatatacagtgcatttggaaaattattcagaccctttgactttttccacatttacgttacagccttattctataatggattaaattgtttttttccccccttcatcaatctacacacaacaacccataatgacaaagcaaaaagaggtttttagaaatgtttgttaaTAAATTAAGAATAAAAAAATGAtgtggagcgttgctgcacagctattttcaggtctctccagagatgttcaagtctgggttgtggctgggccactcaaggacattcagagacttgtcccgaagccagtcctgcgttgtcttggctgtgtgcttagggtcgttgtcctgttggaaggtgaatcttcgccccagtctgaggtcctgagcgctctgaagcaggatctcaaggatctgtctgtactttgctccgttcatctttcccttgatcctgactagtctcccagtctctgcctctGGAAAAAAACATCCCCCCCccaagcatgatgctgccactaccatgcctccagacgtgacgcttggcattcagttcaaagaattcaatcttgttttcttcagaccagagaatcttgtttctcatggtctgagagtcctttaggtgctatttggcaaactccaagcgggctgacaTGTGGTTTTTACTGGTGgggtgttgcagagatggttgtccttctggaaggttctccgatctccacagaggaactctggagctctgtcagtgaccatggggttcttggtcacctccctaaccgaggcccttctcccccaattgctcagtttggccgggtggccagctctaggaagagtcttggtggttccaaacttcttccatttaagaatgatggaggccactgtgttcttggggaccttcaatgctgcagaaatgttttgttacccttccccagatctgtgccttgacacaatgctgtcttggagctctacggacaattccttcgccctcaaggcttggtttttgctctgacatgccttgtcaactgtgtgacctttatatagacaggtgtgtgcctttccaaatcatgtccaatcaattaaatggactctaatcaagttggagaaatatctcaaggatgatcaatggaaacaggctgcacctgagctcaatttcgagtctcatagcaaaggatctgaatacttatgtattgtTAATCATATTtatttctataaacctgtttttacattgtcattatggggtattgtgtgtagattgctgaggatttttatttaatccattttagaataaggctgtaatgtaacaaaatgtggaaaaagtcaacgggtctgagtactttccttAGGCACTGTATGTGTTAGCGATTGAGGGGGTCAATAGTTACATTttgggatattatttttgacaatGTATTGTTTTGACAATATTGCAATATTCTATTTGCGTCAGTTGGCTGTGCCTGCACCAAAACACCTTCCTTCATAGCtggttctccatcttctttttaaatgggGAGCCAATTTAGTTTCCAACACTTCCATTTCCCTGACTGATCAAAATGgcgagcaatatgtttggaacatcgaattgCAATGAAATCACAGt containing:
- the mnd1 gene encoding meiotic nuclear division protein 1 homolog isoform X2 encodes the protein MSKKKGLSHEEKRTRMMEIFFETKEVFQLKDIEKIAPKTKGITPMSVKEVLQSLVDDNMVDCERVGTSNYYWAFPSKALHARKCRLEELDKQHTEAKQRKMSLQQAVDKAKVGREDTEERASLLNELQALREKRSHLKSKLEKNRECDPEVIEEMNNVFAIKSWAKRKFGFDDGRIDKAFGIPEDFDYMD
- the mnd1 gene encoding meiotic nuclear division protein 1 homolog isoform X1, with translation MSKKKGLSHEEKRTRMMEIFFETKEVFQLKDIEKIAPKTKGITPMSVKEVLQSLVDDNMVDCERVGTSNYYWAFPSKALHARKCRLEELDKQHTEAKQRKMSLQQAVDKAKVGREDTEERASLLNELQALREKRSHLKSKLEKNRECDPEVIEEMRKSNVTAKEAVSRWTDNVFAIKSWAKRKFGFDDGRIDKAFGIPEDFDYMD